The genomic stretch TAATCAATGGCCGCGTCACGATTTCCGGGCGCGAGGCAGCTGAATGCGCGAGGCAGCTGCTGGCGTTTTTCGTTCGGGTCCGCTGGCCCTCGCGCTGCACCCGCCTGGCACCTGGAACCAGCTGGCCCACTTGGAGACCAGCTTCTCCGCGCGCGCGGAAGGAAGGAAATCCATCCACGAAACCACGCGGCTGCCCAGGGTCGCCAGGAGCTGCCTCCGCCCCTCCCCTGCACACCATGCACCATACCTACTGTGTGCTGTTCAAAATGTTTTACAACCACAAACACAGTTGGGAGCTTGTTAGGATGTTTGGAGAATTTACAACTAAACTACTCCTCACGCACATTTCCCTCCTTAACAACTTCAAACATCATCGACCCCGCCCATATATAAAAAGCCAGCGAACCACACTCTAATTAACCTCAACAAAGGACGTGCAGAGGCAACAAGAAAAACTTGTACCATGGGCATGGCGACCGCAGCCGCCGCGACGGACGATCTCCGGCAGCCGTGCAGGCCTTGGCCGGGCGTGCCGCTGTGCTCCGGCTCCAAGAACCGGGGCCCGAAGCCGCCGGTGGTGATCGCGCACGAGTGCCCCAGCGCGATGCGCGCCCACGTCCTGGAGGTGCCGGCGGGGCGCGACGTGCTGTCGTGCGTGGCGGCGTTCGCGCAGCGCGGGCGCCGCGGCGCGCTGGTGCTGGGCGCGGCCGGGCGCGTCGTGGACGCCGTGCTCTGCAGGGAGCCCTCGCCGCTGGTACTCCGGGGCACGGCGGAGATCCTGGGCCTGGTCGGGTGCTTCTTCCCGTCGTCCGCCTCGCCGGCGGGCGTGGCGGTGTTCCTGGCTGGGCCGCGGGGCGGCGTGCTGGGTGGCAGCGTCGCGGAGGGAGGGCTCGTGGCCGCCGGGCCGGTGGTGATCATGGTGGCCACGTTCGTCGCGGCCGCGTTCGACCGGTTGCCGCTGGTGAAGGGGGACGAATCCGCCAGGGCTGACGGGTGCGGCGTGGCCGGACACTGGCGGTGCGTTGGCCTGCCGCTGCAGCAACAGTGCGGCTGGGCGCCGCTGTGTGGTAAGCTGGGCGCGAAGAGCTGAACGGGACAACGGAGCCGGTTTGAA from Lolium rigidum isolate FL_2022 chromosome 4, APGP_CSIRO_Lrig_0.1, whole genome shotgun sequence encodes the following:
- the LOC124647041 gene encoding AT-hook motif nuclear-localized protein 21-like, with amino-acid sequence MRAHVLEVPAGRDVLSCVAAFAQRGRRGALVLGAAGRVVDAVLCREPSPLVLRGTAEILGLVGCFFPSSASPAGVAVFLAGPRGGVLGGSVAEGGLVAAGPVVIMVATFVAAAFDRLPLVKGDESARADGCGVAGHWRCVGLPLQQQCGWAPLCGKLGAKS